A genomic window from Triplophysa dalaica isolate WHDGS20190420 chromosome 24, ASM1584641v1, whole genome shotgun sequence includes:
- the LOC130414336 gene encoding histone H1-like, with the protein MAETAPAAVVQPAKAPKRKSAAKSTKTGPSVGELVVKAVSASKERSGVSLAALKKSLAAGGYDVEKNNSRVKIAIKSLVTKGTLVQTKGTGASGSFKLNTKQAETKKPATKAAPKAKKPAAKKPASAAAKKPKTAALKKTAAKKSPKKVKKPAATAAKKVTKSPMKAKKPAAPKKAAKSPKKAAKSPMKAKAAKPKTTNPKAAKPKKAAPKKN; encoded by the coding sequence ATGGCAGAAACCGCTCCAGCTGCTGTCGTCCAGCCGGCCAAAGCACCCAAAAGGAAATCTGCTGCGAAATCCACGAAAACCGGCCCAAGCGTGGGCGAACTCGTCGTCAAAGCAGTGTCGGCTTCCAAGGAGAGGAGCGGCGTGTCTCTCGCCGCGCTGAAGAAAAGTCTCGCAGCCGGAGGCTACGACGTGGAGAAGAACAACTCCCGCGTCAAGATCGCTATCAAGAGTCTGGTGACCAAAGGCACTCTGGTCCAGACCAAAGGAACCGGGGCTTCAGGATCTTTCAAACTCAACACAAAACAAGCCGAGACAAAGAAGCCGGCGACGAAAGCCGCTCCTAAAGCAAAGAAGCCCGCAGCCAAGAAGCCCGCTTCTGCTGCTGCCAAGAAGCCGAAGACTGCAGCGCTAAAGAAGACCGCCGCAAAGAAATCTCCCAAGAAGGTCAAGAAACCTGCCGCCACCGCCGCTAAAAAGGTAACTAAGAGCCCCATGAAGGCGAAGAAGCCAGCGGCCCCCAAGAAAGCAGCCAAGAGTCCGAAGAAAGCAGCTAAAAGCCCCATGAAGGCCAAGGCGGCCAAACCCAAGACGACAAATCCCAAAGCAGCAAAGCCCAAGAAGGCCGCCCCGAAAAAGAATTGA
- the LOC130414343 gene encoding histone H2A-like, with protein MSGRGKTGGKSRAKAKTRSSRAGLQFPVGRVHRLLRKGNYAHRVGAGAPVYLAAVLEYLTAEILELAGNAARDNKKSRIIPRHLQLAVRNDEELNRLLGRVTIAQGGVLPNIQAVLLPKKTDKPAKAK; from the coding sequence ATGAGTGGAAGAGGTAAAACCGGCGGCAAATCAAGAGCGAAGGCCAAGACTCGGTCATCCAGAGCAGGTCTTCAGTTTCCCGTTGGCCGTGTGCACAGGCTACTTCGCAAAGGTAACTACGCTCATCGCGTCGGTGCCGGAGCTCCAGTGTACCTCGCCGCTGTTCTCGAGTATCTCACCGCTGAGATCCTGGAGTTGGCTGGAAACGCCGCTCGGGACAACAAGAAGAGTCGAATCATTCCCCGCCATCTGCAGCTCGCCGTGCGTAACGACGAGGAGTTGAACAGACTTCTGGGCCGCGTGACCattgctcagggtggtgtgttGCCCAACATCCAGGCGGTTTTGCTGCCCAAGAAGACCGACAAACCCGCTAAGGCCAAGTAA
- the LOC130414339 gene encoding histone H3, which yields MARTKQTARKSTGGKAPRKQLATKAARKSAPATGGVKKPHRYRPGTVALREIRRYQKSTELLIRKLPFQRLVREIAQDFKTDLRFQSSAVMALQEASEAYLVGLFEDTNLCAIHAKRVTIMPKDIQLARRIRGERA from the coding sequence ATGGCAAGAACTAAACAGACCGCTCGTAAGTCCACCGGTGGCAAAGCGCCGAGGAAGCAGCTCGCCACTAAAGCAGCCCGTAAGAGCGCTCCAGCAACCGGCGGCGTGAAGAAGCCTCATCGTTACAGGCCCGGTACCGTGGCGCTGAGAGAAATTCGCCGCTACCAGAAGTCCACAGAACTGCTGATCCGTAAGCTGCCTTTCCAGCGTCTGGTGAGAGAAATCGCTCAGGACTTCAAGACTGATCTGCGCTTCCAGAGCTCCGCTGTCATGGCCCTGCAGGAGGCCAGCGAGGCTTATTTGGTCGGCCTCTTTGAGGACACAAATCTGTGCGCTATCCACGCCAAGAGAGTCACCATCATGCCCAAAGACATTCAGCTGGCACGCCGCATCCGTGGAGAACGTGCTTAA
- the LOC130414344 gene encoding histone H2B-like: MPEPAKSAPKKGSKKAVVKTAVKGGKKRRKSRKESYAIYVYKVLKQVHLDTGISSKAMGIMNSFVNDIFERIGGESARLAHYNKRSTITSREIQTAVRLLLPGELAKHAVSEGTKAVTKYTSSK; this comes from the coding sequence ATGCCTGAACCAGCGAAGTCAGCGCCGAAGAAGGGCTCAAAGAAAGCCGTCGTTAAGACCGCCGTAAAGGGAGGAAAGAAGCGAAGAAAGTCCAGGAAGGAGAGCTACGCTATCTACGTGTACAAAGTCCTAAAGCAGGTTCATCTCGACACCGGCATTTCTTCTAAGGCCATGGGCATCATGAACTCTTTCGTCAACGACATCTTTGAGCGCATCGGAGGTGAGTCTGCTCGTCTCGCTCACTACAACAAGCGCTCCACCATCACATCCAGAGAGATCCAGACCGCCGTTCGTCTATTGTTGCCCGGTGAGTTGGCCAAGCACGCCGTGTCTGAGGGAACAAAAGCCGTCACGAAGTACACCAGCTCCAAGTAA
- the LOC130414334 gene encoding histone H1-like: MAETAPAAAAASPAKVPKKKSAVKAKKTGPSVGELIVKAVSASKERSGVSLAALKKALAAGGYDVEKNNSRVKIAVKSLVTKGTLVQTKGTGASGSFKLNTKQVETKKPAKKAAPKAKKPAAKKPASAAAKKPKTAAPKKTAAKKSPKKVKKPAATAAKKATKSPKKVKKPAAPKKAAKSPKKAAKSPKKVKAAKPKTTKPKAAKPKRAAPKKR; this comes from the coding sequence ATGGCAGAAACCGCTCCAGCTGCTGCCGCCGCCTCGCCGGCCAAAGTGCCCAAGAAGAAATCTGCTGTTAAAGCTAAGAAAACCGGCCCGAGCGTGGGCGAACTAATCGTCAAAGCAGTGTCGGCTTCCAAGGAGAGGAGCGGCGTGTCTCTCGCCGCCCTGAAGAAAGCTCTCGCTGCCGGTGGTTACGACGTGGAGAAGAACAACTCCCGCGTGAAGATCGCTGTCAAGAGTCTGGTGACTAAAGGCACTCTGGTCCAGACCAAAGGAACCGGGGCTTCAGGATCTTTCAAACTCAACACAAAACAAGTCGAGACAAAGAAGCCAGCGAAGAAAGCCGCTCCTAAAGCAAAGAAGCCCGCAGCCAAGAAGCCCGCTTCTGCTGCTGCAAAGAAGCCGAAGACTGCAGCGCCAAAGAAGACCGCCGCAAAGAAATCTCCAAAGAAGGTCAAGAAACCTGCCGCCACCGCCGCTAAAAAGGCAACGAAGAGCCCCAAGAAGGTGAAGAAGCCAGCGGCCCCCAAGAAAGCAGCCAAGAGTCCGAAGAAAGCAGCTAAAAGCCCCAAGAAGGTCAAGGCTGCCAAACCCAAGACGACAAAGCCTAAAGCGGCTAAGCCTAAGAGGGCCGCCCCGAAGAAGAGGTAA
- the LOC130414736 gene encoding histone H2A-like has translation MSGRGKTGGKSRAKAKTRSSRAGLQFPVGRVHRLLRKGNYAHRVGAGAPVYLAAVLEYLTAEILELAGNAARDNKKSRIIPRHLQLAVRNDEELNRLLGRVTIAQGGVLPNIQAVLLPKKTDKPAKAK, from the coding sequence ATGAGTGGAAGAGGTAAAACCGGCGGCAAATCAAGAGCGAAGGCCAAGACTCGGTCATCCAGAGCGGGTCTTCAGTTTCCCGTTGGCCGTGTTCACAGGCTTCTTCGCAAGGGTAACTACGCTCATCGCGTCGGTGCCGGAGCTCCAGTGTACCTCGCCGCTGTTCTCGAGTATCTCACCGCTGAGATCCTGGAGTTGGCTGGAAACGCCGCTCGGGACAACAAGAAGAGTCGAATCATTCCCCGCCATCTGCAGCTGGCCGTGCGTAACGACGAGGAGTTGAACAGACTTCTGGGCCGCGTGACCattgctcagggtggtgtgttGCCCAACATCCAGGCGGTTTTGCTGCCCAAGAAAACCGACAAACCCGCTAAGGCCAAGTAA